The following coding sequences are from one Sphaeramia orbicularis chromosome 11, fSphaOr1.1, whole genome shotgun sequence window:
- the tent5bb gene encoding terminal nucleotidyltransferase 5Bb, translated as MSSGDASELSRRVSVLSWDQVRRLDSILGESVPIHGRGNFPTLSVQPRQIVQVVRARLEEQGVVVRDVKLNGSAASHVLHQDNGLGYKDLDLIFGLSLSDDKTFRLVKDVVLDCLVDFLPEGVCRERITALALKEAYVQKLVKVCNETDRWSLISLSNNTGKNVELKFVDSLRRQFEFSVDSFQITLDSLLLFDRCSETAMSETFHPTVQGESMYGDFEEALGHLRSKTIATRSPEEIRGGGLLKYCHLLVRGFQPSSEAQMKQMQRYMCSRFFIDFPDISEQQRKLEGYLQNHFAGMEHKRYQYLVTLRQVVDESTVCLMGHERRQTLALISALALRVMAEQNAIPALSNITCYYQPAPYVRDVNFSNYYVAQVQSPMAACSNSYQTWLPCS; from the exons ATGTCCTCCGGTGATGCCTCGGAGCTGAGTCGGCGGGTCAGTGTGCTGTCTTGGGATCAGGTGCGGCGTCTGGACTCCATCCTGGGAGAGAGCGTCCCGATCCACGGCCGCGGAAACTTCCCCACGCTGTCCGTGCAGCCCCGACAGATCGTTCAG GTGGTCAGGGCTCGGCTGGAGGAACAGGGCGTGGTGGTACGTGACGTTAAACTGAACGGATCCGCAGCCAGTCACGTGCTTCACCAAGACAACGGCCTGGGCTACAAAGACCTGGACCTCATCTTCGGCCTGAGTCTTAGCGATGACAAAACCTTCCGGCTGGTTAAGGACGTGGTGCTGGACTGCCTGGTGGACTTCTTGCCTGAAGGGGTGTGCAGGGAGCGAATCACAGCACTCGCACTGAAGGAGGCGTACGTCCAGAAACTGGTCAAAGTATGCAATGAGACGGACCGTTGGAGCCTCATCTCCCTGTCCAATAACACCGGCAAGAATGTGGAGCTCAAGTTCGTGGACTCTCTTCGGAGGCAGTTCGAGTTCAGTGTCGACTCCTTCCAGATCACTCTGGATTCGTTGCTGCTCTTCGACCGTTGCTCGGAGACGGCCATGTCCGAGACCTTCCACCCGACGGTGCAGGGGGAGAGCATGTACGGGGACTTTGAGGAAGCTCTGGGCCACCTTCGCTCCAAGACTATCGCCACTCGCAGCCCAGAAGAGATCCGAGGTGGCGGGCTGCTCAAGTACTGCCACCTGCTGGTGCGTGGTTTCCAGCCGTCTTCTGAGGCTCAGATGAAACAAATGCAGCGCTACATGTGCTCACGCTTCTTCATCGACTTCCCTGATATAAGCGAGCAGCAGAGGAAACTGGAAGGTTATCTGCAGAACCACTTCGCGGGCATGGAGCACAAGCGCTACCAGTACCTGGTGACGTTGAGGCAGGTGGTGGACGAAAGCACTGTGTGTCTGATGGGCCATGAGCGCAGACAGACATTGGCACTTATTTCCGCCCTGGCGTTGCGCGTCATGGCCGAACAGAATGCAATCCCCGCTCTATCAAACATCACCTGCTACTACCAGCCCGCCCCGTATGTCAGAGACGTCAACTTCAGCAATTACTATGTGGCGCAGGTTCAGTCGCCCATGGCTGCCTGCAGTAACTCTTATCAGACGTGGCTGCCTTGCAGCTGA